A single region of the Polymorphum gilvum SL003B-26A1 genome encodes:
- a CDS encoding CYTH and CHAD domain-containing protein, with the protein MAKPNQEIELKLELSAEDCPAVATAGTPHGFTAGRPTTRLLRSIYFDTPDQALRRAGLSARVRKDGRNWIQTIKLGTHVSAGLSTPKEAECRVAGPALDLGLVDAPAAVEALTAALGGQALEPAFETVLRRKTREFAADDGTRIEMALDSGEIVAGDRRVPLHELELELKAGPIGALFQVARNLVGTTPFRFSPCSKAERGYRIAAGDVADPVRPATADPILLSGSETAEQALHAVLRSCLDQIAHNRVSTLLGEDPEGPHQLRVGLRRLRSALRLFRPLIGRASTASLDAASRQLAAEVGELRDLDVLADEIVAPLAANAPEGIGIAALLDHLHDTRRTVRTDLATALAGADVNALVFDLGAFAETRGWLDPGDFGQSALLATPVTEFSRQALDRQWKKVARYGRKLDELTVAERHDMRKALKKLRYGIEFFASLYPDSDLKPFLKRMKGLQDVFGYLNDVATAHKLLDLPAVSGDDPAGLARAAGFVIGWHEAKAVHAWERARDCWDEAARAPKFWR; encoded by the coding sequence ATGGCCAAGCCCAACCAGGAAATCGAGTTGAAGCTCGAGCTCTCTGCAGAAGATTGTCCTGCTGTCGCGACAGCCGGGACGCCGCATGGCTTCACCGCCGGCAGGCCGACCACGCGGCTCCTTCGATCGATCTATTTTGATACGCCCGACCAGGCGCTGCGCAGGGCCGGGCTGTCGGCGCGGGTGCGCAAGGACGGCAGGAACTGGATCCAGACCATCAAGCTGGGCACCCACGTGTCGGCCGGCTTGTCGACGCCGAAGGAAGCGGAATGCCGAGTCGCCGGTCCGGCCCTGGACCTTGGCCTCGTCGACGCGCCGGCCGCCGTCGAGGCCCTGACGGCTGCGCTCGGCGGACAGGCGCTCGAACCTGCATTCGAAACCGTCCTGCGCCGCAAGACGCGCGAATTCGCCGCTGACGACGGCACCCGCATCGAGATGGCCCTCGATTCGGGAGAGATCGTTGCCGGCGACCGCCGCGTGCCGCTGCACGAACTCGAACTCGAACTGAAGGCCGGCCCGATCGGCGCCCTGTTCCAGGTCGCCCGGAACCTCGTCGGCACGACACCCTTCCGCTTCTCGCCCTGCAGCAAGGCCGAGCGAGGCTACCGGATCGCTGCAGGCGACGTGGCGGACCCGGTTCGGCCCGCAACCGCCGATCCAATCCTCCTGTCGGGCTCGGAAACCGCCGAACAGGCTCTGCACGCCGTGCTGCGCTCGTGCCTGGACCAGATCGCCCACAATCGCGTCTCGACCTTGCTCGGCGAGGACCCGGAAGGCCCGCACCAGTTGCGGGTCGGCCTGCGCCGCCTGCGCAGCGCCTTGCGCCTGTTCCGGCCGCTGATCGGGCGGGCGTCGACTGCGTCCCTCGACGCAGCCTCACGTCAACTCGCCGCCGAGGTCGGCGAACTGCGCGATCTCGACGTGCTCGCCGACGAGATCGTCGCGCCGCTTGCCGCCAATGCGCCGGAGGGAATCGGCATCGCCGCCCTGCTCGACCACCTGCACGACACGCGCAGGACCGTCCGGACCGACCTGGCGACCGCTCTGGCCGGAGCGGACGTGAATGCACTGGTATTCGATCTCGGCGCCTTTGCGGAAACGCGCGGCTGGCTCGATCCCGGCGACTTTGGCCAGTCGGCGCTGCTGGCCACGCCCGTGACCGAGTTCTCCCGCCAGGCGCTCGACCGGCAGTGGAAGAAGGTCGCGCGATACGGCCGCAAGCTGGACGAACTGACCGTCGCCGAGCGCCATGACATGCGCAAGGCGCTGAAGAAGCTGCGCTACGGCATCGAGTTCTTCGCCAGCCTCTATCCGGACAGCGATCTCAAGCCGTTCCTGAAGCGGATGAAGGGCCTTCAGGACGTCTTCGGCTATCTGAACGACGTCGCCACCGCACACAAGCTTCTTGACCTGCCGGCGGTATCCGGAGATGACCCGGCCGGACTGGCGCGCGCCGCCGGTTTCGTCATCGGCTGGCACGAGGCCAAGGCCGTCCATGCCTGGGAACGGGCCCGGGATTGCTGGGACGAGGCCGCCAGGGCGCCGAAATTCTGGCGCTGA
- a CDS encoding cupin domain-containing protein, with protein MAIVSRNLAGLFVGLGFTPVAEDVDASAQASRFPFTELDKAKLKPAPIRPEWILEGEPQARAASLSVGTNGWAGTDHWDCTAGRFRWHFGWDETVLFLEGCVVITGDDGTVYQGKPGVSILFPAGTRATWHVPTYVRKIAFNRRPMPKLVSLALKVQSRLDRLRG; from the coding sequence GTGGCTATCGTTTCAAGGAATCTTGCCGGCCTGTTCGTCGGACTCGGCTTCACTCCGGTGGCCGAAGACGTCGACGCGTCGGCGCAGGCGTCCCGGTTCCCGTTCACCGAACTCGACAAGGCGAAGCTGAAGCCCGCACCGATCCGGCCGGAATGGATCCTCGAAGGGGAGCCGCAGGCGCGCGCCGCCTCCCTGTCGGTCGGCACCAACGGCTGGGCCGGCACGGATCACTGGGACTGCACCGCAGGACGTTTCCGCTGGCATTTCGGCTGGGACGAGACGGTCCTCTTCCTCGAAGGCTGCGTGGTCATTACCGGCGACGATGGCACCGTCTACCAAGGCAAGCCCGGCGTCAGCATACTGTTTCCGGCAGGAACGCGGGCGACCTGGCACGTCCCGACCTATGTCCGCAAGATCGCGTTCAATCGCCGGCCCATGCCCAAGCTCGTATCCCTAGCCCTGAAAGTTCAAAGCCGGCTCGACCGCCTGCGGGGCTGA
- a CDS encoding GNAT family N-acetyltransferase, producing the protein MTTHLTEVRPARPEDAEALSGIHAAAWRGAYRGLLDGIDLERLVSRRTPSWWCDALTKGVLIEVLEIGGEAAGYASYGSCRMPALRCDGEIYEIYLKPECQGLGFGRQLFETARKALQSRGLNGLAVRVLSDNGPACAFYRALGGRLAARTWHETGGRRLELSVFVWAARRV; encoded by the coding sequence ATGACGACGCATCTCACCGAAGTGCGGCCGGCCCGCCCCGAAGACGCCGAAGCCCTCAGCGGCATCCACGCCGCAGCCTGGCGCGGTGCCTACCGCGGCCTTCTGGACGGCATCGACCTGGAGCGTCTGGTGTCGCGGCGAACGCCTTCATGGTGGTGCGATGCCCTCACCAAGGGCGTTCTCATCGAAGTTCTCGAGATCGGCGGCGAGGCCGCCGGCTATGCCTCCTACGGCTCCTGCCGGATGCCCGCCCTGCGCTGCGACGGCGAGATCTACGAAATCTACCTGAAGCCCGAGTGCCAAGGCCTCGGCTTCGGCCGTCAGTTATTCGAGACCGCCCGCAAGGCCCTCCAGAGCCGGGGGCTGAACGGCCTCGCGGTCCGCGTGCTGAGCGACAACGGACCGGCCTGCGCCTTCTACCGGGCGCTCGGCGGGCGACTGGCGGCCAGGACCTGGCACGAGACCGGCGGCAGGCGCCTGGAACTGTCGGTCTTCGTCTGGGCCGCCCGGCGGGTCTGA
- the ppa gene encoding inorganic diphosphatase, whose protein sequence is MRIDAVPIGKNPPEDINVIIEVSVGGEPIKYEMDKAAGAMYVDRFLYTPMRYPGNYGFVPHTLCGDGDPIDVVVVNQRPVVPGAIMNCRPIGVLLMEDESGQDEKIIAVPSHKLTKRYDRINSVADLPEITMSQVKHFFEHYKDLEPGKWVKILGVEGPDFARKLIVDSIERARAEAAE, encoded by the coding sequence ATGCGTATCGATGCGGTGCCGATCGGCAAGAACCCGCCCGAGGACATCAACGTCATTATCGAGGTCTCGGTCGGCGGCGAGCCGATCAAGTACGAGATGGACAAGGCTGCCGGCGCCATGTACGTCGACCGCTTCCTCTACACGCCGATGCGTTATCCGGGCAATTACGGCTTCGTGCCGCATACCCTGTGCGGCGACGGCGATCCGATCGACGTAGTCGTGGTCAACCAGCGTCCGGTCGTGCCAGGCGCGATCATGAACTGCCGCCCGATCGGCGTGCTGCTGATGGAAGACGAGTCCGGGCAGGATGAGAAGATCATCGCCGTGCCGAGCCACAAGCTGACCAAGCGCTACGACCGGATCAACTCGGTCGCCGACCTGCCGGAAATAACCATGAGCCAGGTCAAGCACTTCTTCGAGCACTACAAGGACCTGGAACCCGGCAAGTGGGTCAAGATCCTCGGCGTCGAGGGACCTGACTTTGCCCGCAAGCTGATCGTGGACTCGATCGAGCGCGCCCGCGCCGAAGCGGCCGAATAG
- a CDS encoding metallopeptidase family protein, producing the protein MADRMNDAADRARPDDLLGRWRNSTAPDLETFEALATEAFAALPEAFRSLCADLVITVDEFPSDDMLDSVEAEDPFDLLGLFEGIGFAQGGADLATGQRPNRIWLFRRPILDYWAAYEESLGAVISHVLIHEIGHHFGLSDEDMETIEAAAG; encoded by the coding sequence ATGGCGGATCGCATGAACGACGCGGCGGATCGGGCGCGACCGGACGATCTCCTCGGTCGGTGGCGAAATAGCACGGCTCCGGATCTGGAGACATTCGAGGCCCTGGCGACGGAGGCGTTCGCGGCGCTGCCGGAGGCCTTCCGCAGCCTGTGCGCCGATCTCGTGATCACGGTGGACGAGTTCCCGAGCGACGACATGCTGGACAGCGTGGAGGCGGAGGACCCCTTCGACCTGCTCGGCCTGTTCGAGGGCATCGGCTTCGCGCAGGGCGGGGCCGATCTGGCGACCGGCCAGCGGCCGAACCGGATCTGGCTGTTCCGCCGTCCGATCCTCGACTACTGGGCCGCCTACGAGGAGAGCCTCGGGGCCGTCATCTCCCATGTCCTGATCCACGAGATCGGCCACCACTTCGGCCTTTCCGACGAGGACATGGAAACCATAGAGGCCGCGGCCGGCTGA
- a CDS encoding DUF2794 domain-containing protein gives MSETDENASERSVGGAPVAALAPDAPAAGAPRPVVSFDRRELDQILRLYGRMVADGEWRDYAIDLLKDKAVFSVFRRTSEMPMYRIEKDPKLARRQGAYSVVAAGGLILKRGHELASVLRVLEKKRHLRLVDA, from the coding sequence ATGAGCGAGACTGACGAAAACGCGTCCGAGCGCAGCGTCGGAGGGGCTCCGGTCGCTGCGCTCGCTCCCGACGCCCCTGCCGCGGGGGCGCCTCGTCCTGTTGTCTCGTTCGACCGACGCGAACTCGACCAGATCCTCAGGCTCTACGGCCGCATGGTCGCCGATGGAGAATGGCGCGACTATGCTATCGATCTGTTGAAGGACAAGGCGGTGTTCTCCGTCTTCCGGCGCACCAGCGAAATGCCGATGTACCGGATCGAGAAGGATCCCAAGCTTGCCCGTCGCCAGGGCGCCTACAGCGTCGTCGCCGCCGGCGGCCTGATTCTCAAGCGCGGCCACGAACTGGCGAGCGTGCTCAGGGTGCTGGAAAAGAAGAGGCACCTGCGTCTGGTCGACGCCTGA
- a CDS encoding ABC transporter ATP-binding protein: protein MTNGPAIALKGVHLSLGEGAGRVHILKGIDLEIDAGTSVGLVGPSGSGKSTLLMVMAGLERADAGTVRVAGTELGPLSEDDLARFRGRNVGIVFQSFHLVPNMTALENVAVPLELAGDRAAFDKARAELDAVGLGHRMHHYPAQMSGGEQQRVAVARALVVEPAILIADEPTGNLDDATGDQIVELMFSAKTRHRTTLVLVTHDLALARKCDRVVRVRSGEIDHHSLALREDAPA, encoded by the coding sequence ATGACGAATGGACCAGCCATTGCGCTCAAGGGCGTGCATCTCAGCCTCGGCGAGGGCGCCGGACGCGTGCATATCCTGAAGGGGATCGATCTGGAGATCGACGCCGGCACCTCGGTCGGCCTGGTCGGTCCGTCGGGGTCGGGCAAGTCGACCCTGCTGATGGTCATGGCCGGCCTGGAACGGGCCGATGCTGGGACCGTGCGGGTGGCCGGCACCGAACTCGGCCCCTTGTCCGAAGACGACCTCGCCCGCTTCCGCGGCCGCAACGTCGGCATCGTGTTCCAGTCCTTCCACCTCGTCCCCAACATGACCGCGCTGGAAAACGTCGCCGTGCCGCTCGAACTGGCCGGCGACCGCGCGGCGTTCGACAAGGCCCGCGCGGAACTGGACGCCGTCGGCCTCGGTCACCGGATGCACCATTATCCGGCCCAGATGTCCGGCGGCGAGCAGCAGCGCGTCGCGGTCGCCCGCGCCCTGGTCGTCGAACCGGCGATCCTGATCGCCGACGAACCGACCGGCAACCTCGATGACGCTACCGGCGACCAGATCGTCGAGCTGATGTTCTCCGCCAAGACCCGCCATCGCACCACCCTCGTTCTGGTCACTCACGACCTTGCCCTTGCCAGGAAATGCGACCGCGTCGTGCGCGTGCGTTCCGGCGAGATCGACCATCACAGCCTGGCTCTGCGCGAGGACGCGCCCGCATGA
- a CDS encoding arylesterase has product MQLKSYPFVVVGLIVLVVAGWGRAMAEPVKIVVLGDSLSAGYLLPPQEAFPVQLEQALKEKGHDVTVVNAGVSGDTSSGGLSRLDWSVPEDTDAVILELGANDALRGLEPARTRENLDEIVRRLKARGVEVLVAGMLAPRNLGEDYAAAFDPIFAEIAEAHGALLYPFFLDGVAMRPELNLADGMHPTGEGVSVIVRNVLPSVEALISRVGAD; this is encoded by the coding sequence ATGCAGTTAAAATCGTATCCGTTTGTCGTCGTCGGCCTGATTGTCCTCGTTGTCGCCGGATGGGGGCGCGCCATGGCCGAGCCGGTGAAGATCGTCGTCCTGGGCGACAGTCTGTCGGCCGGCTACCTGCTGCCGCCGCAGGAAGCCTTCCCGGTGCAGCTGGAACAGGCGCTGAAGGAGAAGGGCCATGACGTCACCGTCGTCAATGCGGGCGTGTCCGGCGACACCTCGTCCGGCGGCCTGTCGCGGCTCGACTGGTCGGTGCCGGAGGACACGGACGCGGTGATCCTGGAACTGGGGGCGAACGACGCGCTGCGCGGTCTGGAGCCGGCGCGGACGCGGGAGAACCTCGACGAGATCGTCCGCCGGCTCAAGGCACGCGGCGTCGAGGTCCTGGTCGCGGGCATGCTGGCGCCGCGCAATCTCGGCGAGGACTACGCCGCCGCCTTCGATCCGATCTTCGCCGAGATCGCCGAGGCGCATGGCGCGCTGCTGTATCCGTTCTTCCTGGACGGCGTGGCGATGAGGCCGGAACTGAACCTCGCCGATGGCATGCATCCGACCGGCGAAGGCGTTTCCGTCATCGTGCGCAATGTGCTACCGAGCGTCGAAGCCCTGATTTCCAGGGTCGGCGCAGACTAG
- a CDS encoding Bax inhibitor-1/YccA family protein: MSTFDRNNQVPYATAGSYADAGIDQGLRAYMLGVYNYMTLGLAITGLVAMATVYFAIDTATGGLTTFGLAIYASPLKWVIMLAPLAMVFFLSFRIQSMSASAAQTTFWIYAALMGASLSSIFLVYTGGSIARVFFITAASFGALSLFGYTTKKDLSAWGSFLFMGLIGIVLASLVNIFLASSALQFAVSVIGVLVFAGLTAYDTQQIKEMYYEGDGHEATTKKSVMGALRLYLDFINMFLMLLQLFGNRE; encoded by the coding sequence ATGTCGACTTTCGACCGCAACAACCAGGTGCCTTACGCCACGGCCGGAAGCTACGCCGATGCCGGGATCGATCAGGGCCTGCGTGCCTACATGCTCGGCGTCTACAACTATATGACGCTGGGGCTTGCCATCACCGGCCTGGTCGCCATGGCGACGGTCTATTTCGCCATCGACACCGCCACCGGCGGCCTGACCACCTTCGGCCTGGCAATCTATGCCAGCCCGCTGAAGTGGGTGATCATGCTCGCGCCGCTGGCGATGGTGTTCTTCTTGAGCTTCCGCATCCAGTCGATGAGTGCGTCCGCGGCCCAGACGACGTTCTGGATCTACGCCGCGCTGATGGGCGCCTCGCTGTCGTCGATCTTCCTGGTCTATACCGGCGGATCGATCGCCCGCGTGTTCTTCATCACCGCAGCCTCCTTCGGTGCGCTCAGCCTGTTCGGCTACACCACCAAGAAGGACCTGTCGGCCTGGGGCTCGTTCCTGTTCATGGGCCTGATCGGCATCGTGCTGGCCTCGCTGGTGAACATCTTCCTCGCCTCCTCGGCCCTGCAGTTCGCCGTCTCGGTGATCGGCGTGCTGGTGTTCGCCGGCCTGACCGCCTACGACACCCAGCAGATCAAGGAAATGTACTACGAGGGCGACGGCCACGAGGCCACCACCAAGAAGTCCGTCATGGGCGCCCTGCGGCTCTATCTGGACTTCATCAACATGTTCCTGATGCTGCTGCAGCTGTTCGGCAACCGCGAATAA
- a CDS encoding ABC transporter permease yields the protein MTAFLSRTPPPSGSLGLAVRFALRELRGGLKGFYIFIACIALGVAAISGVTSVSRALTEGIAGEGQSILGGDLAFGLVHRQADEAEAAWLASLGRMSRVATLRAMARLPEGSDQALVELKAIDDVYPLYGTFSLGDDVALASALDRQGDGLWGAVADLSLLARLQIGIGDVVSLGRTQVRITGVIEAEPDKLSGGMEFGPRLMISDAALGDTALVQPGSLVSWTYRIRLAGTASDDTIRAVTEQARAEFPQAGWRIQSRTNAAPGLQRNITRFAQFLTLVGLTALVVGGVGVANAVRAFLETKRDVIASFKCLGAGGGLVFRIYLLQMMIIAGIGIAIGLVLGALIPFAAAGALAGVLPIRLAVAVYPTELALGLVYGFLTALAFALWPLGRAHDVPPTALFRDQVAATRSLPRKRYLAATAAAAVTLAAIAILLAYDKRIATIYVGASVAAFLLLVLVGRAVMALARRAPSLRSTELRLAVANIHRPGALTPSVVLSLGLGLSLLVALALIDGNLRRELTATIAQKAPSFFFVDIQSGERDAFEALLKSEAADATIQSVPMLRGRLVALDGVPSDQIQAPPNVAWALRGDRGITYEADVPDNSRLVEGQWWPSNHGGEPLVSFEAELARGLGLTIGDTITVNVLGRDITARIANLRVVEWESLAINFVMVFSPNTFAGAPHAHLITVAWDDDVGTERELALLNSTSSAFPTVTAVRVKDAIAQVNALVEQLAWAVRGASSVTLIASVLVLAGALAAGHRNRIYDAVILKTLGATRGRLIRAYACEYALLGLATALFGLIAGGLAAWFVITQVMNGSFALMPMTAVAAAGVALVLTVGFGLIGTWKVLGEKPAPVLRNL from the coding sequence ATGACCGCCTTCCTGTCCCGCACGCCGCCGCCGTCGGGTTCGCTCGGGCTGGCCGTCCGCTTCGCCCTGCGCGAGCTGCGTGGCGGGCTGAAGGGCTTCTACATCTTCATCGCCTGCATCGCCCTCGGCGTCGCGGCGATCTCAGGCGTCACCTCCGTGTCGCGCGCGCTGACGGAGGGCATCGCCGGCGAGGGACAGTCGATCCTGGGCGGCGATCTCGCATTCGGCCTCGTCCACCGCCAGGCCGACGAGGCCGAAGCCGCCTGGCTCGCCTCGCTCGGGCGAATGTCCCGCGTCGCCACGCTGCGCGCGATGGCCCGCTTGCCGGAAGGGAGCGACCAGGCGCTGGTCGAACTCAAGGCGATCGACGACGTCTATCCGCTCTACGGCACGTTCAGCCTCGGCGACGACGTCGCGCTGGCGAGCGCCCTGGACCGGCAGGGTGACGGTCTGTGGGGCGCGGTCGCAGACCTGTCCCTGCTCGCCCGCCTGCAGATCGGCATCGGCGACGTCGTCTCGCTCGGCCGCACCCAGGTCCGCATCACCGGGGTCATCGAGGCCGAGCCGGACAAGCTGTCCGGCGGCATGGAGTTCGGCCCGCGCCTGATGATCTCGGACGCCGCGCTCGGCGACACCGCCCTCGTCCAGCCGGGAAGCCTCGTCAGCTGGACCTATCGCATCCGGCTGGCAGGAACGGCATCCGACGACACGATCCGCGCCGTGACAGAGCAGGCCCGCGCCGAGTTCCCGCAGGCGGGCTGGCGGATCCAGTCCCGCACCAATGCCGCGCCGGGCTTGCAGCGCAACATCACCCGCTTCGCGCAGTTCCTGACCCTGGTCGGCCTGACCGCGCTTGTCGTCGGCGGCGTCGGCGTCGCCAATGCGGTGCGGGCGTTCCTGGAGACCAAGCGCGACGTGATCGCCAGCTTCAAGTGCCTCGGCGCCGGCGGCGGGCTGGTGTTTCGTATCTACCTGCTCCAGATGATGATCATCGCCGGCATCGGCATCGCGATCGGCCTCGTCCTCGGCGCGCTGATTCCCTTCGCCGCGGCCGGCGCGCTGGCCGGCGTCCTGCCGATCCGTCTCGCCGTCGCGGTTTATCCAACCGAACTTGCGCTCGGCCTCGTCTACGGGTTTCTGACCGCGCTCGCCTTCGCGCTCTGGCCGCTCGGCCGCGCGCACGACGTGCCGCCGACGGCACTGTTCCGCGACCAGGTCGCGGCCACGCGCAGCCTGCCCCGCAAGCGATACCTCGCCGCCACCGCCGCGGCGGCCGTAACCTTGGCCGCTATCGCCATCCTGCTCGCCTACGACAAGCGCATCGCGACCATCTATGTCGGCGCGTCGGTCGCCGCCTTCCTGCTCCTGGTGCTCGTCGGCCGCGCCGTCATGGCGCTCGCCCGGCGGGCGCCCAGCCTGCGGTCGACCGAACTGCGCCTGGCCGTCGCCAACATCCACCGCCCCGGCGCCCTGACGCCCTCGGTCGTTTTGTCGCTCGGCCTCGGCCTGTCGCTGCTGGTCGCCCTCGCCCTCATCGACGGCAACCTTCGGCGCGAACTGACCGCGACCATCGCCCAGAAGGCTCCGAGCTTCTTCTTCGTCGACATCCAGAGCGGCGAACGAGACGCCTTCGAGGCTCTGCTGAAGTCCGAGGCGGCCGACGCCACCATCCAGAGCGTGCCGATGCTGCGCGGCCGTCTGGTCGCGCTCGACGGCGTACCGAGCGACCAGATCCAGGCCCCGCCGAATGTCGCCTGGGCCCTGCGCGGAGACCGCGGCATCACCTATGAAGCGGACGTGCCCGACAATTCGCGCCTGGTCGAAGGCCAATGGTGGCCGTCGAACCATGGGGGAGAACCCCTGGTTTCCTTCGAGGCGGAACTGGCGCGCGGCCTCGGGCTGACGATCGGCGACACGATCACCGTCAACGTGCTCGGCCGCGACATCACCGCGCGGATTGCCAACCTGCGCGTGGTCGAATGGGAATCGCTGGCGATCAATTTCGTCATGGTGTTTTCGCCCAACACCTTCGCCGGCGCGCCCCATGCCCATCTGATAACCGTGGCATGGGACGACGACGTCGGCACCGAGCGGGAACTTGCGCTGCTGAACAGCACCTCCTCCGCCTTTCCGACCGTCACCGCGGTACGCGTGAAGGATGCCATCGCCCAGGTCAACGCCCTGGTCGAACAGCTCGCCTGGGCGGTCCGCGGCGCGTCCTCGGTGACGCTGATCGCCAGCGTGCTGGTTCTGGCCGGCGCACTCGCCGCCGGGCATCGCAACCGGATCTACGACGCCGTCATCCTCAAGACGCTCGGCGCAACACGGGGGCGGCTTATCCGGGCCTATGCCTGCGAATACGCCCTGCTCGGCCTGGCCACCGCCCTGTTCGGGCTGATTGCCGGCGGCCTGGCGGCCTGGTTCGTGATCACACAGGTGATGAACGGCAGTTTCGCGCTTATGCCGATGACCGCCGTCGCCGCGGCCGGCGTGGCGCTCGTCCTGACGGTGGGCTTCGGCCTGATCGGCACCTGGAAGGTGCTCGGAGAAAAGCCTGCGCCCGTGCTGCGCAACCTGTGA
- a CDS encoding disulfide bond formation protein B, whose translation MTMTDAAKAKLATLVVLLGGLAVIATAWGFQLIGGYLPCKLCLEQRIPYYAGLPLVLIALLVPSRPWLRAVLLLAVAAVFVYGAGLGTYQAGAEWGFWAGPTDCGGGGAGPASAADMLSALKATRVVSCTEASWRMFGLSFAGWNVVASVGLALVALIGAYFSRKS comes from the coding sequence ATGACCATGACCGATGCCGCCAAGGCGAAACTGGCCACCCTTGTCGTCCTGCTCGGCGGCCTGGCGGTGATCGCGACCGCCTGGGGGTTTCAGCTGATCGGCGGCTATCTTCCCTGCAAGCTGTGCCTGGAGCAGCGGATTCCCTATTACGCCGGACTGCCGCTCGTCCTGATCGCCCTGCTCGTTCCGTCTCGGCCCTGGCTGAGGGCGGTCCTGCTCCTCGCGGTCGCGGCCGTCTTCGTCTACGGCGCCGGCCTGGGCACCTACCAGGCGGGCGCGGAGTGGGGCTTCTGGGCCGGGCCGACCGACTGCGGCGGCGGCGGAGCGGGGCCGGCTTCGGCCGCCGACATGCTGTCCGCGCTGAAGGCGACCCGCGTGGTCAGCTGCACCGAGGCGAGCTGGCGGATGTTCGGGCTGTCCTTCGCCGGCTGGAACGTCGTTGCGTCGGTAGGGCTTGCCCTCGTCGCCCTGATCGGGGCCTACTTCTCCCGCAAGAGCTGA
- a CDS encoding YqaA family protein yields the protein MLRRLYDWTLSLAAGPRAPTALGTVSFIESSVFPIPPDLLLIPMVIARREQAWWYASLCTVTSVLGGLLGYFIGAFLFVQVAEPILAFYGYMDKFEQFSEIFNAWGWWFVFFAGLTPFPYKVITIAAGATGLSMPVFLVASVVSRGIRFFVVAGLLYLFGPPIRDFIEQRLALMFTLFVVLLFGGFALIKLL from the coding sequence ATGCTGCGCCGCTTATACGACTGGACCCTGTCCCTCGCCGCCGGACCCCGCGCCCCGACCGCGCTCGGCACCGTCTCGTTCATCGAGAGTTCGGTATTCCCGATCCCGCCGGATCTCCTGCTCATCCCGATGGTCATCGCCCGCCGGGAACAGGCCTGGTGGTACGCCTCCCTGTGCACGGTCACGTCCGTGCTCGGCGGCCTGCTCGGCTATTTCATCGGCGCCTTCCTGTTCGTGCAGGTGGCTGAGCCGATCCTTGCCTTCTACGGCTACATGGACAAGTTCGAGCAGTTCAGCGAGATCTTCAACGCCTGGGGCTGGTGGTTCGTCTTCTTCGCCGGCTTGACGCCGTTCCCCTACAAGGTGATCACCATCGCCGCGGGCGCGACCGGCCTCAGCATGCCGGTATTTCTGGTCGCGAGCGTCGTGTCGCGCGGTATCCGGTTTTTCGTCGTCGCCGGATTGCTGTATCTTTTCGGCCCGCCGATCCGCGATTTCATCGAACAGCGCCTGGCGTTGATGTTCACCCTGTTCGTGGTGCTCCTGTTCGGCGGCTTCGCGCTGATCAAGCTGCTCTGA